One Alcaligenes ammonioxydans DNA segment encodes these proteins:
- the phnE gene encoding phosphonate ABC transporter, permease protein PhnE has protein sequence MNQRIEEVMLANVKRDVARRKQHFATSVVVLSLLAVAWYVCQIEFQKLGAGLPRLWSFVVQMFPPDLSDLDVILKGAGETLAMATIGTIFATIMAFPLALMAARNTCPNKWTYRVSRAILNASRGTETFVYALVFVAAVGFGPFSGVLAITFHMVGAIGKMFAEAIEPVDQGPLDALALTGASRAKIIRYGLIPDVMPHLIASVLYIWEFSVRTSTVLGIVGAGGIGQTLKDTVDLLEFNKMITVLAVVLLMVSAIDFISDRLRYLILDTKREGFETLPANN, from the coding sequence ATGAATCAGCGAATCGAAGAAGTCATGCTGGCTAATGTCAAGAGGGACGTAGCCAGGAGAAAGCAGCATTTTGCAACGTCGGTCGTAGTACTCAGTTTGCTGGCAGTGGCCTGGTACGTGTGTCAGATAGAATTCCAGAAGCTAGGCGCCGGTTTACCGAGACTATGGTCATTCGTCGTGCAGATGTTTCCACCCGACCTGAGCGACCTGGACGTCATTCTAAAAGGGGCTGGCGAGACGCTCGCCATGGCGACGATTGGCACGATATTCGCCACAATCATGGCATTTCCGCTGGCACTCATGGCTGCGCGTAATACCTGTCCGAACAAGTGGACCTATCGGGTATCCCGCGCCATCTTGAACGCCAGCCGCGGCACGGAGACATTTGTCTATGCACTTGTATTTGTAGCAGCAGTGGGCTTCGGTCCGTTCTCCGGCGTACTGGCCATTACTTTCCACATGGTAGGGGCAATCGGCAAAATGTTTGCTGAAGCCATCGAGCCCGTTGACCAAGGGCCATTGGATGCGCTCGCCTTGACCGGTGCCAGCAGGGCAAAGATTATCCGCTACGGTCTGATCCCGGATGTTATGCCGCACCTGATCGCGAGCGTTCTATACATTTGGGAATTCAGTGTCAGAACGTCCACAGTACTGGGCATCGTAGGCGCAGGTGGAATTGGGCAGACCCTGAAAGATACTGTGGACTTGTTGGAATTCAACAAGATGATTACGGTACTGGCGGTTGTATTGCTGATGGTGTCGGCAATCGATTTCATCAGTGACCGGCTCAGGTACTTGATATTGGACACAAAACGCGAGGGATTCGAAACTCTCCCTGCGAATAACTGA
- a CDS encoding phytanoyl-CoA dioxygenase family protein — protein sequence MFAEQQREYLDKGYTKIESFFSAEEVAKILEDVKQIELGAIGVASDNETYQFEKKNGETTKLLRRVENPHLYFDAIDSLVRSEKIVDLLRHFLGENIRLHNSKINFKPPSGAPVQWHQDWAFYPHTNDDFLTLGIFLDETSEKNGAMACLPGSHKGKVYDHRNVETGEFCHAISRSNWDEALDPTEGELLTGPVGTVTLHHVRTLHGSGPNHSTIRRRFLLIGYAAADAWPLLGCGNYGDYESLMVSGRSTVFPRMVELPLTVPYPLSMYGDRIFESQRALTQKYY from the coding sequence ATGTTTGCAGAGCAGCAACGCGAATATCTCGACAAGGGATATACGAAGATTGAAAGCTTTTTCTCCGCGGAGGAAGTAGCGAAGATTCTTGAAGACGTCAAGCAAATTGAATTGGGAGCTATTGGCGTAGCTTCGGACAATGAGACTTACCAGTTCGAAAAGAAGAATGGCGAGACGACGAAGCTACTGCGTCGCGTCGAGAATCCTCACCTTTATTTCGATGCAATAGATTCTTTGGTCAGGTCGGAAAAAATCGTCGATTTGCTTCGGCATTTCCTGGGCGAAAACATCCGTTTGCACAATAGCAAAATCAACTTCAAGCCGCCATCAGGCGCGCCAGTCCAGTGGCATCAGGACTGGGCATTCTATCCCCACACAAACGATGATTTTCTTACTCTCGGAATTTTCCTCGACGAGACAAGTGAGAAAAATGGCGCGATGGCATGCTTGCCAGGCTCCCACAAAGGAAAAGTGTACGACCACCGGAACGTCGAGACGGGCGAGTTTTGCCACGCGATCTCTCGCTCCAACTGGGACGAAGCGCTCGACCCGACAGAAGGGGAGTTACTGACGGGACCCGTAGGAACTGTCACGTTGCATCACGTCCGGACCCTTCATGGTTCAGGCCCAAACCACTCAACGATCAGGCGGCGTTTTCTGCTCATCGGCTATGCCGCGGCTGATGCCTGGCCACTTCTGGGCTGTGGCAACTATGGGGATTATGAAAGCCTCATGGTCTCTGGCCGATCCACCGTATTCCCGCGCATGGTGGAACTCCCTTTGACTGTCCCGTATCCGTTGTCGATGTACGGTGATCGCATCTTTGAAAGTCAACGAGCTTTGACTCAAAAGTACTACTGA
- a CDS encoding phosphate/phosphite/phosphonate ABC transporter substrate-binding protein: protein MQVFTLFSKFKKALTRAILAFIATIIVCTPAQAAEVVNGKLHLRFAIAPVRPTPSQTIKEFEPIFKYLADQLGATYEIVSPESWAAISVAMTNGHVDVGWLGPWGYVLSNKKAGTEVLATAKYRGEPFYKALIVGRADLPIKKWPEDAKGLKLSLSDQGNTSGWLIPMAYFKSIGIDPASYFEYREGATFGQNESQIQHGLIDLGSDMDRGRNGMIEAGQIDPSKSKIVWESSKLPNDAISVPKDFDPALKARITEILTSLSEEKAQSLMGSGYNGFVKAKHSDYKVIEDAGRILGKL from the coding sequence ATGCAAGTTTTTACTCTGTTTTCGAAATTCAAGAAGGCGTTAACGCGCGCCATTCTTGCCTTTATCGCCACAATCATAGTGTGCACACCCGCGCAGGCAGCTGAGGTTGTCAATGGTAAACTTCACCTGCGTTTTGCAATTGCGCCGGTGCGTCCAACGCCTAGCCAGACCATCAAAGAGTTTGAGCCGATATTCAAGTATCTCGCCGACCAGCTCGGCGCGACCTATGAAATCGTCTCCCCGGAAAGCTGGGCGGCAATATCTGTGGCAATGACAAATGGCCATGTCGATGTGGGCTGGCTCGGACCCTGGGGCTATGTCTTGTCGAATAAAAAGGCCGGCACCGAAGTGCTTGCAACGGCCAAGTACCGCGGGGAGCCGTTCTACAAAGCCCTCATTGTCGGTCGCGCCGATCTGCCGATCAAAAAATGGCCCGAGGACGCGAAGGGTTTGAAGCTGTCACTCAGTGATCAGGGCAACACTTCTGGCTGGCTCATCCCGATGGCGTACTTCAAGAGCATCGGCATCGACCCTGCGAGCTATTTTGAATATCGTGAAGGTGCCACGTTTGGCCAGAACGAATCACAGATTCAGCACGGACTGATCGACCTCGGATCCGATATGGATCGGGGCCGGAACGGGATGATCGAAGCGGGTCAAATCGATCCTTCGAAGTCCAAGATCGTGTGGGAATCCAGCAAGCTGCCGAACGACGCGATATCCGTGCCGAAGGATTTTGATCCTGCTCTGAAAGCGCGCATCACGGAAATACTGACGTCCTTGTCCGAAGAGAAAGCACAGTCGCTGATGGGCTCGGGCTATAACGGCTTCGTGAAGGCAAAGCACAGCGATTACAAGGTAATCGAAGACGCCGGCCGCATCCTGGGAAAACTATAA
- a CDS encoding integrase: MIPSNNWQNPIKRQRDRGRVGKQFDEERAAKLPSEAALEALPKVFRLADETPYVLVSSIAAILCAAPDRINEVLLLSVDCEVRQKQSDGSEAYGLRWWPAKGADPMVKWIVPSMVDVVVDAIAKIRKRTDHARNVARWYEENPNQVYLSTEFEYLRGQEYLKNIEVGRVLFGKDVDRSIINLWYRNKNIKTATIGGVRCYRFVDIERNVLSMLPLHAPWLNKDLGLKYSDALFTVCRNDLAADKATWPGVVATVSINQVNNRLGPKTGSHHETIFSRYGFTEPDGSPIKVTTHQFRHYLNTLAQAGGLSQLDVAKWSGRKDIRENATYDHVSADELVLKIRGALGDDSQMFGPLANLPKRIVIHRDEFARLKVPTAHTTEFGVCIHDYTMAPCQLHADCLNCSEQVCVKGDEVRSARIRDELVTARENLEAAKQAHADGYFGASRWVDHHELTVKRLAQLCALLDDPSIPHGAVIQLSNLPVPSRIEQAKVARAALTHRPEPSPSAIISTETMRNLMLAMEKNDG, encoded by the coding sequence ATGATTCCATCCAATAACTGGCAGAATCCTATAAAACGACAACGGGATAGGGGCAGAGTCGGTAAGCAATTTGATGAGGAGCGCGCCGCAAAGTTGCCTTCGGAAGCGGCGTTAGAAGCGCTTCCGAAAGTCTTCCGGCTTGCAGATGAAACTCCCTACGTGCTGGTGTCATCTATTGCTGCAATCCTGTGCGCTGCTCCTGACCGAATTAATGAGGTCCTCCTTTTGTCCGTTGACTGTGAGGTACGGCAAAAGCAATCGGATGGATCGGAGGCCTATGGTCTTCGGTGGTGGCCTGCCAAGGGCGCTGACCCAATGGTGAAATGGATCGTTCCGTCCATGGTCGATGTGGTGGTAGACGCGATTGCGAAGATACGCAAACGCACAGATCACGCTCGTAATGTAGCGCGATGGTACGAAGAAAATCCGAATCAAGTTTATTTATCGACCGAGTTTGAATACTTGAGAGGGCAAGAGTACCTTAAGAACATTGAAGTCGGACGGGTTCTCTTCGGAAAGGACGTGGACCGGAGCATCATAAATTTGTGGTACCGGAACAAAAACATAAAGACAGCCACTATTGGCGGGGTACGGTGCTATCGCTTCGTTGATATTGAGCGCAATGTACTATCCATGCTCCCATTGCACGCTCCTTGGCTAAACAAGGATCTCGGTCTGAAGTATAGCGACGCACTCTTCACTGTATGTAGAAATGACCTAGCGGCGGATAAGGCTACTTGGCCTGGGGTTGTTGCGACAGTAAGCATCAACCAGGTGAACAACAGGCTGGGCCCGAAAACAGGCAGTCACCATGAAACCATCTTTAGTCGTTACGGATTTACAGAGCCTGACGGTAGCCCGATCAAGGTTACGACACACCAGTTCCGGCACTATCTAAATACACTGGCACAAGCGGGGGGGTTGAGCCAGCTCGATGTTGCCAAATGGTCCGGACGGAAGGACATTCGCGAAAATGCGACGTATGACCATGTGTCCGCTGATGAGCTAGTATTAAAGATTCGTGGTGCATTAGGGGATGACAGCCAGATGTTTGGCCCGTTGGCCAATCTTCCCAAGCGCATCGTAATTCACCGAGATGAATTCGCCCGCCTTAAAGTTCCGACTGCTCATACTACCGAATTCGGTGTGTGTATCCATGATTACACCATGGCTCCCTGCCAGCTACATGCTGACTGCCTCAATTGTTCTGAGCAGGTCTGCGTAAAAGGCGATGAGGTTCGGTCAGCCAGGATTCGGGATGAGCTGGTGACTGCTAGAGAGAATCTAGAGGCAGCCAAGCAGGCTCATGCTGACGGTTACTTTGGAGCTAGTCGGTGGGTAGACCATCACGAGCTGACGGTAAAAAGGCTGGCTCAATTGTGTGCCCTTCTTGATGACCCCAGTATTCCTCATGGTGCGGTCATCCAACTGTCAAACCTTCCTGTCCCGTCAAGAATCGAGCAAGCCAAAGTAGCTCGGGCCGCTTTAACGCACCGGCCGGAGCCCTCTCCTAGTGCGATTATATCGACTGAAACCATGCGCAACCTGATGCTCGCGATGGAGAAAAATGATGGCTAG
- a CDS encoding phosphonate dehydrogenase — translation MKPRIVTTHRIHPDTLALLETAAEVISNQSDSTMSREEVLLRTNDADGMMVFMPDSIDADFLSACPNLKVIGAALKGYDNFDVEACTRHGIWFTIVPDLLTSPTAELTIGLLLSITRNMLQGDNYIRSRQFNGWTPRFYGTGLTGKTAGIIGTGAVGRAVAKRLAAFDMQIQYTDPQPLPQESERAWNASRTSLDQLLATSDFIIPMLPMSSDTHHTINARALDRMKPGAYLVNACRGSIVDERAVVHALRTGHLGGYAADVFEMEEWARPDRPHSIPDELLDPALPTFFTPHLGSAVKSVRMEIEREAALSILEALQGRIPRGAVNHVGAGR, via the coding sequence ATGAAACCAAGAATCGTAACAACGCATCGAATCCACCCTGACACGCTGGCCCTCCTTGAGACCGCCGCTGAAGTAATTTCCAATCAGTCCGATTCAACCATGTCGCGGGAAGAGGTACTGTTGCGCACCAATGATGCGGACGGGATGATGGTGTTTATGCCGGATAGCATAGATGCGGATTTTCTATCCGCGTGCCCCAATCTGAAGGTCATCGGCGCCGCGCTTAAAGGATATGACAACTTTGATGTCGAGGCATGTACCCGCCATGGGATTTGGTTTACGATTGTTCCTGATTTGCTTACGAGTCCCACAGCTGAACTAACGATTGGCCTGTTGCTGAGCATCACACGGAATATGCTGCAAGGTGATAATTACATTCGATCACGCCAGTTCAATGGTTGGACCCCGCGGTTTTATGGCACAGGTTTGACGGGTAAAACCGCCGGCATCATTGGGACGGGAGCGGTCGGGCGGGCGGTCGCAAAGCGGCTGGCCGCCTTCGATATGCAAATTCAGTACACGGATCCGCAGCCTTTGCCGCAAGAGTCGGAAAGGGCATGGAATGCGAGCAGAACATCGCTGGACCAGCTATTGGCGACAAGCGATTTCATCATTCCCATGCTGCCGATGTCGTCAGATACCCACCACACCATAAATGCTCGGGCATTAGACCGCATGAAGCCCGGTGCGTACCTCGTCAATGCCTGTCGCGGCTCCATCGTAGATGAGCGGGCCGTGGTGCATGCGCTTCGGACGGGGCATCTGGGCGGTTACGCCGCAGACGTCTTCGAGATGGAGGAATGGGCGCGTCCCGACAGGCCGCATTCTATTCCTGACGAATTGCTTGATCCTGCTTTACCCACATTCTTTACGCCTCACCTGGGTTCGGCGGTCAAATCGGTACGGATGGAAATCGAGCGTGAAGCCGCCCTCAGTATCCTCGAAGCGTTGCAAGGGCGCATTCCACGCGGAGCGGTCAACCATGTTGGAGCGGGGAGATGA
- the phnC gene encoding phosphonate ABC transporter ATP-binding protein — MKDVALQLKNVGKSYGNKVVLESIDFEVRHGSMVALLGTSGAGKSTLFRCLTGLEPIDSGSIVALGESIHELSPARLRAVRGQIGFVFQQLHLVKRFSALENVLGARLAEMPIWRVTLKSFSRADKVLAFECLDRVGMLDYANTPTQLLSGGQQQRIAIARALAQKPKIIIADEPVSSLDPLTARSVLQTLKAAATDLNVAVLCSLHQVDLALEVSDRVVGLRDGRISLNMANQPNNQGMMQKIRSIYQQRAVHSDRDEPLQRHVA, encoded by the coding sequence ATGAAAGATGTAGCGTTGCAGTTAAAGAATGTCGGTAAGTCATACGGCAATAAAGTTGTCCTGGAATCGATTGACTTCGAAGTACGTCACGGCTCAATGGTTGCCTTGCTCGGCACAAGCGGGGCAGGGAAGTCGACGCTTTTCCGATGTCTCACTGGCCTTGAGCCGATTGACTCCGGTTCTATCGTGGCGCTCGGAGAATCCATACATGAACTGTCTCCGGCGCGTCTGCGGGCAGTACGTGGCCAGATCGGGTTCGTGTTCCAACAACTGCACCTGGTGAAAAGGTTCTCAGCACTCGAGAATGTATTGGGTGCGCGTCTGGCAGAGATGCCCATTTGGCGCGTCACATTGAAAAGCTTCAGCCGGGCTGACAAAGTGCTCGCGTTCGAATGTCTGGACCGGGTCGGCATGCTCGATTATGCAAACACGCCTACGCAACTGCTGTCAGGCGGTCAGCAACAGCGTATTGCGATAGCGCGAGCCTTGGCGCAGAAGCCCAAGATTATTATTGCGGACGAACCCGTCTCCAGCCTCGATCCGCTGACGGCGCGCTCGGTTCTGCAAACGCTGAAAGCCGCGGCTACAGATCTTAATGTCGCGGTCCTGTGCAGCCTGCACCAGGTAGACCTGGCACTTGAAGTGTCTGATCGAGTCGTGGGATTGCGGGATGGGCGAATCAGTTTGAATATGGCTAACCAACCGAATAATCAAGGCATGATGCAAAAGATACGATCCATTTATCAGCAGCGTGCCGTACACAGCGACAGAGACGAGCCGTTGCAGCGGCATGTCGCGTAG
- a CDS encoding SRPBCC domain-containing protein, translated as MQLTVETNVRAPIERVWEAYTTPDEIIRWNAASDDWHTTRAIVEECMRCHQWRSLRGRRRVCDRGHPLLGGFQSA; from the coding sequence ATGCAACTCACCGTCGAGACGAACGTACGAGCCCCGATTGAACGGGTGTGGGAGGCGTACACCACACCCGACGAGATAATTCGCTGGAATGCGGCCTCAGATGACTGGCACACCACCAGGGCCATTGTGGAGGAGTGCATGCGGTGCCATCAGTGGCGGTCGCTCAGAGGACGGCGCCGAGTATGTGACAGAGGCCATCCTTTACTTGGAGGATTCCAATCCGCATGA
- a CDS encoding site-specific DNA-methyltransferase, whose translation MEKLKMHSPNLTEDNIARIREMFPGCVTEAESEDGSVKLAVDFDQLRQELSDVIVEGPQERYHLNWPGKREALLTANAPIAKTLRPCREESIDFDTTQNLFIEGDNLDALKLLQETYLGKVKMIYIDPPYNTGKDFIYKDSFASEQITYEESSGERSEEGARLVANPEGNGRFHSNWLTMIAPRIRLAKNMLAQDGAIFVSCDEGEHPRLRLLMDEAFGQSNFVADMVWAAGRKNDSRLVSVSHEYIVCYARDVEYLRTKQATWRQRKKGLDEIYAQYERLKRQNGKDYKAMTEGMKEWYRSLSDSHPSKAHKHYAHVDARGVYFPDNISWPGGGGPKYEVLHPVTKKPVKIPSRGWMTSDPKRMQEWIDDDRVHFGDDENAVPCIKSYLKDKEQQTPYSVFYQDGRAASKRLRALMDGDLFDFPKDELVLQEIVEMLTEGDDIVIDFFAGSSTTAHSVMLQNATDGGNRRFVMVQLDEKANEDSAAYKAGFKSIPEVSRERIRRAGKSVISGACHEGWNKDIGFRVLKIDTSNMADVYYAPDALDKANLDLFVDNIKPDRTAEDLLFQVMLDWGVDLALPIEKKTIQDKEVFFVDENALAACFDAHGGIDEDFVKELAKHQPLRVVFRDAGFKDSAVKINVEQIFKLLSPGTEVKSI comes from the coding sequence ATGGAGAAATTGAAAATGCACTCCCCTAACTTGACCGAAGACAACATCGCCCGCATTCGCGAGATGTTCCCAGGCTGCGTGACGGAAGCTGAGAGCGAAGATGGCAGCGTGAAGCTTGCGGTGGATTTTGATCAGCTTCGGCAGGAGCTGTCCGACGTTATCGTGGAAGGCCCGCAGGAGCGGTATCACCTCAACTGGCCGGGCAAGCGCGAGGCGCTGCTGACGGCCAATGCACCGATTGCCAAGACCCTACGCCCTTGCCGGGAAGAAAGCATTGATTTCGACACTACCCAGAACCTATTTATCGAAGGCGACAACCTGGATGCGTTGAAGCTGTTGCAGGAGACATATCTGGGAAAGGTCAAGATGATTTACATTGACCCGCCATACAACACGGGCAAAGACTTTATTTATAAAGACAGTTTTGCATCGGAGCAGATTACGTACGAAGAGTCCTCTGGCGAGCGCAGTGAAGAAGGTGCACGCCTAGTCGCCAATCCAGAAGGAAATGGCCGTTTTCATTCCAATTGGCTGACGATGATCGCGCCTCGCATCCGTCTTGCCAAAAATATGCTTGCACAGGATGGGGCTATCTTTGTTTCCTGCGATGAAGGTGAGCATCCCCGGTTACGTTTGCTGATGGATGAGGCTTTTGGTCAGTCGAACTTCGTCGCCGATATGGTCTGGGCTGCTGGACGAAAGAATGATTCAAGGCTTGTATCGGTATCGCACGAATACATCGTGTGTTATGCCCGCGATGTCGAGTACCTTCGTACGAAACAGGCCACATGGCGGCAGCGCAAGAAGGGACTCGACGAAATCTACGCGCAATATGAACGACTGAAGCGCCAGAACGGCAAGGACTACAAGGCAATGACCGAAGGCATGAAGGAGTGGTATCGGTCATTATCTGATAGTCATCCGTCCAAGGCGCACAAGCACTACGCGCATGTTGATGCGCGCGGCGTCTACTTCCCGGACAACATTTCATGGCCCGGAGGTGGCGGGCCGAAGTACGAAGTGCTTCATCCAGTAACCAAGAAGCCCGTCAAGATTCCTTCCAGAGGCTGGATGACCAGCGATCCCAAGCGTATGCAGGAATGGATCGACGATGACCGTGTGCATTTTGGTGATGATGAAAACGCTGTCCCCTGCATCAAGTCCTACCTGAAAGACAAGGAGCAGCAAACGCCTTACAGCGTGTTCTATCAAGATGGGCGTGCTGCATCCAAGCGCCTGCGCGCGCTGATGGATGGCGATCTGTTCGACTTCCCTAAAGACGAGCTTGTGCTTCAGGAAATCGTCGAAATGCTAACCGAGGGCGACGACATCGTGATCGATTTCTTCGCAGGCTCTTCAACGACGGCGCATTCGGTCATGCTGCAAAACGCTACCGACGGTGGCAACCGTCGTTTCGTGATGGTCCAGCTTGACGAAAAGGCAAATGAAGACTCAGCCGCATATAAGGCGGGCTTCAAGTCCATTCCGGAAGTTAGTCGTGAGCGCATTCGCCGGGCGGGCAAGAGCGTCATTAGTGGAGCTTGTCACGAAGGCTGGAACAAGGACATCGGCTTTCGCGTCCTAAAAATCGACACCTCCAACATGGCTGATGTCTACTATGCGCCCGATGCGCTAGACAAGGCCAACCTCGACCTGTTCGTAGACAACATCAAGCCCGACCGCACCGCAGAAGATCTACTCTTCCAAGTGATGTTGGACTGGGGCGTTGATCTTGCCCTGCCTATCGAAAAGAAAACCATCCAGGACAAAGAAGTGTTCTTTGTCGATGAGAACGCTCTGGCCGCCTGCTTCGACGCCCACGGTGGCATTGATGAAGACTTTGTCAAAGAACTGGCCAAGCATCAGCCGCTGCGCGTGGTGTTCCGCGATGCCGGGTTCAAGGACAGTGCGGTCAAGATCAATGTGGAACAGATCTTCAAGCTGCTCTCGCCGGGTACCGAAGTGAAGAGTATTTGA
- a CDS encoding RNA-binding domain-containing protein, protein MDSLELGAVLERLIATWENEVVEFKQAGNDYDTDKIGEYFSALSNEANLRGAERGWLVFGVNDKTRTVVGTNYRPEPERLQGLKNQIAQNTEPSITFRNIHVLSDEKGRVVLFEIPAAPRGIPIAWKGHYYARAGESRAPLGLDKLDEIRQQTLAMDWTAQIVPGATLDDLDEKAVRKARESFAQKYANRITLEEVMGWPLASFLDRARLTQDGQVTRTTLLLLGKAESAWWLSPHPAQLTWSLEGPERAYEHFGLPFLLNTTQLYQRIRNIQLRILPQDELLPVEVPKYDQKIVLEALHNCIAHQDYSRNGRVVVTEQLDRLTFANEGGFFDGQPTEYIEGTKIPRRYRNPFLAQAMAELNMIDTMGYGIRDMYIGQARRYFPMPDYDLSEPGAVKMTLYGGVVDIAYSRLLIQNTNLPLTDVLALDRVQKKLPIPDEAATRLRKAGLIEGRRPNYFVSAVIASATANKADYIRTRAQDDEFYAKLVMDYLKQFGQATRAEINTLLLDKLSEALEAEQKEKKIGNLLTKLRRAGRIKNTGSRGQPLWKLAE, encoded by the coding sequence ATGGATTCATTGGAACTTGGAGCCGTACTGGAACGCCTGATTGCTACTTGGGAGAACGAGGTGGTGGAGTTCAAGCAGGCGGGCAACGATTACGACACGGACAAGATCGGCGAGTATTTCTCTGCTTTGAGTAATGAAGCCAATCTGCGGGGTGCGGAGCGCGGCTGGCTGGTTTTCGGCGTCAATGATAAGACTCGTACGGTGGTGGGAACGAATTACCGTCCCGAGCCGGAGCGTCTGCAAGGTCTGAAGAATCAAATTGCCCAGAACACTGAGCCCAGCATCACCTTCCGCAATATTCATGTGTTGAGTGATGAAAAGGGTCGTGTAGTGCTGTTTGAGATTCCGGCAGCGCCGCGCGGCATTCCCATTGCCTGGAAGGGGCATTACTACGCCCGGGCTGGTGAAAGCCGTGCTCCTCTCGGTCTCGACAAGCTGGATGAGATTCGCCAGCAGACCCTGGCCATGGACTGGACGGCGCAAATTGTCCCTGGTGCCACGTTGGATGATCTGGATGAGAAGGCTGTACGCAAAGCCCGGGAATCCTTCGCTCAGAAGTATGCCAATCGCATCACGCTTGAAGAAGTCATGGGCTGGCCACTGGCATCGTTTCTTGACCGCGCTCGCTTGACCCAGGATGGACAAGTCACCCGTACCACTTTGCTACTGCTGGGCAAGGCGGAATCGGCCTGGTGGCTTTCACCGCATCCGGCGCAATTGACCTGGAGTCTGGAAGGCCCTGAGCGTGCTTATGAGCACTTTGGCTTGCCCTTCCTGCTCAACACGACTCAACTGTATCAGCGTATTCGCAATATCCAGCTGCGCATCTTGCCGCAAGATGAGCTATTGCCGGTGGAAGTGCCGAAGTACGACCAGAAGATCGTTCTTGAAGCCTTGCATAATTGCATCGCCCATCAGGACTACAGCCGCAATGGGCGTGTGGTGGTCACGGAGCAGCTGGATCGGCTGACCTTTGCCAATGAAGGGGGGTTCTTTGACGGCCAGCCGACCGAGTATATCGAAGGCACCAAGATTCCTCGCCGCTACCGCAATCCGTTTCTGGCCCAGGCGATGGCTGAACTGAACATGATCGACACCATGGGTTATGGCATCCGCGATATGTACATCGGGCAGGCTCGGCGCTATTTCCCAATGCCGGATTACGATCTGAGCGAGCCGGGGGCGGTGAAAATGACCTTGTACGGTGGTGTGGTCGATATTGCTTACAGCCGCCTGCTGATTCAGAACACCAACCTCCCATTGACGGATGTGCTGGCATTGGATCGAGTGCAAAAGAAATTGCCCATCCCGGATGAGGCAGCCACTCGTTTGCGCAAAGCCGGGTTGATCGAGGGGCGCAGGCCCAACTACTTTGTTTCTGCCGTCATTGCTTCAGCGACAGCCAATAAGGCCGACTATATCCGTACCCGCGCCCAGGATGACGAGTTCTACGCCAAGTTGGTGATGGATTATCTGAAGCAGTTTGGGCAGGCAACCCGTGCCGAGATCAACACTCTGTTGCTGGACAAGCTGAGCGAGGCCCTGGAGGCAGAGCAGAAAGAGAAGAAAATAGGCAACCTTTTGACCAAATTACGGCGTGCTGGGCGGATCAAAAATACGGGTAGCCGTGGACAACCGTTGTGGAAACTTGCAGAATGA
- a CDS encoding LysR family transcriptional regulator codes for MINLDHVESFLAVVAAGGFRDAAKQLDISQSTVTQHIKKLEESLKMEVIVRSNAGCSLTAEGETFLPYAQQLVNLACKAGTLFEKKDEITIGASSNTGIYLLQPYIKEFEERTPFSVKVVIDRNEAIARTIENYDLDIAVVERWDERPGFAAKLWRREELVLIVPLGHPWAGMRSVGPNQLENQVLIGGEAGSGTGRVLRQYLGTRANTLSVSLQLGSTAAVKSAVQAGLGISVVMKASVENESRLVLFSTVPFEGDPPRKEIYIVFRNGMLKHPSIAAFVDILLSRPH; via the coding sequence GTGATTAATCTCGATCACGTTGAGAGTTTTCTGGCCGTAGTCGCAGCCGGGGGCTTCCGCGACGCCGCAAAACAACTCGACATTTCGCAGTCGACGGTGACGCAGCATATCAAGAAGCTTGAAGAGTCGCTTAAGATGGAAGTGATCGTGCGAAGCAATGCCGGTTGCAGCTTGACAGCCGAGGGTGAAACTTTTTTGCCGTATGCGCAACAGCTCGTCAACCTGGCGTGTAAAGCCGGAACTCTATTTGAAAAGAAAGATGAAATCACGATTGGTGCGAGTTCTAACACGGGCATATACTTGCTTCAGCCATATATAAAAGAGTTTGAAGAGCGAACGCCATTTTCAGTCAAGGTGGTCATCGATAGAAACGAGGCGATAGCGCGGACCATAGAGAATTACGACCTGGACATCGCTGTCGTCGAAAGATGGGACGAGCGCCCGGGATTCGCTGCCAAGCTGTGGCGACGAGAAGAGCTGGTACTTATCGTACCGCTGGGGCATCCGTGGGCGGGCATGCGGAGTGTTGGGCCGAACCAGCTTGAAAACCAAGTCTTGATCGGAGGCGAGGCGGGCTCGGGCACCGGACGGGTCCTTCGGCAGTATCTCGGTACACGGGCAAATACGCTGAGTGTTTCCTTGCAACTGGGCAGTACCGCCGCTGTAAAAAGTGCTGTGCAGGCAGGACTGGGGATATCAGTCGTGATGAAAGCGTCCGTCGAGAACGAGTCCCGACTTGTCTTGTTTTCAACGGTTCCCTTTGAGGGCGATCCGCCCCGGAAGGAGATCTACATCGTGTTTCGGAATGGCATGCTGAAGCATCCGTCCATCGCTGCTTTCGTCGACATACTTTTGAGCCGTCCGCACTAA